The genomic interval TGGTCTTAGAAATGGGCGTCTTTCTTCCGACGGGGGATTACGGCAATCATGCAACAGACACCCAGCTTGTCGAGTCAACGTTACAGGTCGGACGTGGAGCCTTCGGTATTCAACCTGGGTTTTATCAAACCTATGAGCTCCTGCCTCACCGCCTGAACCAGTTTCTCTCAGGAAACTATCGATATACCGTACGCAATTCCGATGGGTATCGATTCGGTCAGGAATTTACCATCAATGCGGGTCTGAATCTCGTGACGTTTCCCTGGTTAACCCTCACGACCCAACTCAATTTCCGTCATAAGGATAGGGACAACCTTGACTCGGCGTTGTACGAGTTCAGACCGGCCCCATTCAATAGAGCGGTCTTACTGGATGGAAATATCATCGGCCGATCGGTGCCCACGACAGACCACACTCTTCTGGCGTTCTCACCCGGCGTGGTGATGAATGTATTCGACTATGGGCAAATCTATTTCATTGCACAAATTCCAATTTACCGAGAGTTCAATGGGAACCTTCAGCAAGGGCTGAGCTTTGTCGGGGGGATCAGTAAGTCGTTTGCAACACCTTCCCTCGCTAGCCTCTTTAGCGGCTCGTCAAAGTGAGGACGTATCATGGAACATCCGCTTCGACGTAGGTTTTCCTCGACAGCATCAGGCCGTTGGCTTGCGGTTTTCTGCATAGTCTTGGTTGCGGGCTGCAGTTCCGGGGCGGATAGTGAGCAGATTGCGGATACACCGCTTTCAACCCCAATGGCGCTTGTCGTGAATCAGGGCGACACGACGCTGACCACGGTTCGTCTGGACGGAAAAAAACAGCCGATCGTCAGTACCTTGTCGCTCGGCCCCCCACAAATCGACGCAATCGGAGGCGTGGCGTTTTCGCTGGGAGAATGGATCTTTGTCACCAACAGCGCAACGAACAAGGTGGCCACCATTGATCCGATCGGCGCGCAGACGCCGATCCTCGAGAGTTTTCTGACGGAAAATCCAAAAGATGTTCGGGTCAGGATCGGGCAACGACCGACGCGTATCTACAGAGATCCGGTTGATAAGGAAGTGCTCTGGACCATGAACGACGGCGATCCATCGACCGGTCTGGATACCGTGGCCAATTGCACTCACGGGGGCTCTGTCTCGATCCTCCATAATTCCCATCTTGGAGTGGGTGGGGAAAAGCCTCGCGTTACGTCGATCGTCTGTCTTTCCGGGAAAGGAGCCCATTTCATCGCGTTCTCCAGACCGCCGGTGACGGCACAGGAGTTGGCGATCGTCTCGAGTCAGATGACGGGGATAATGAGCGTGCTGCTTCCCGTACAAACGGCAGGTGGAAATGTCGCCTGGAGCGAATTTTCCCAAAAGATCGATCTGTGTGACAGCACCATGGAGACAGCGCTGGGGCATCCGGCCTGTGATGCGGACCCATTGACGCCCAACCATTCCGCACCGGCCGGCATGTTCTGGTCGCAGGCCACGGGGAAGATCTACGGTTACCTTGCCGGGTACCGAATGGTCATCGAGATCGATCCGACATCTTTGACGGTGACACCCAGGCGTATCACGGTTTCCCAATTGCAACAGGCTGAGGTCACACCGGACGGTCGACTTCTATTCATGGTGGGTGAGGATGTCGCTACAGATCCGGCAAAGGTCATCGCAAGGTTCGGATTCATCGATCTCACCCAGCCGACGCTGAGTGTCGTGGGACAACACGAAGTCGATCATATGCGTCCGTATCAGTTTCGCTTTACGGCCGACGGGAAACGATTGTATGTCACCCAGTCAAATACCACCATCGGGTTGACGCCGCAGCAGGCGGATGCACTCCAAAAGGACAAGCTCTATGTCTTCGATACGGCAACCTGGCCGACGTCTTTCCCGATATTGAGGACGGTTGATTTACCACCGGTTGGCCCACTCGGTGTCCATGGCTTGGACTTGTGGGTCATCGGCCCTAAGGGAGCCGGATCCGCTAAGGGCATTATCGTGTCGAACGCTCCGCATAGTGAGAATGGGTCGGTGTCGTTTATCGATGCAACGGACCATACGATCACTGCGACTATTCCGGTGGGAAAAGCTCCGAAGCAGGTCACCGTCTATTACGTGGGACTTGCGGCAAACGACAATCAAGCGACCCCCACACAATAATTCGTGAAGACGATCTGTATAGACGGCAGGCAATGCCCGACCGCAGGAAGGGAGTGTGTGATGCAGAATCCACGGGTTCAGCCGAAGAATCGCCCGATGTTCAGGCGACTCTGGTACGCTCAAAATTGGATATACGTCGCCCCTGTCATGATCCTTCTTCTTACATTTATGCTCTATCCCCTTGTGGTTATAGCGGGTTCGTCGGAGCCATGGCACGCCTTGACGGCTGCCGGAACGACGGCCCTTGAACAAGGCAAGTATAAGGACGCGGAGCGGCTCTTTGTGATGGCGAGTCGAGAGGCGCAACGATTCGGTTCCTCTGATGAGCGTGTGGCAGCGACCTTCAACGATCTGGGGCTGGTGTTTCATGAACAGGGGCAATTTGCACGGGCGAAGTCCTACTACGAGCAAGCGCTCGCCATCTGGGAGCAATCCTCGGAGATGGAACATGCCGGCGTTGCGACCGCATTGCACAACTTGGCGGAAATCTATCAGCAAGAGGGTGAGCTTGAACAGGCCGAAGCCCACTATCTGCGTGCACTTACCGTAGGGGAACGCGCTCTTGGACCGGGTCATCCACAGCTAGCGGTTGGACATAATGGAATGGGAGTCCTCTACCGCAAAGAAGGGCGGCTGGTTGAAGCAGAGGCCAGATTCCATCTGGCCTTGGCCATGCTGCAACAGCAGGAGGAAACCGACTCACCCGATGCAGCACCAATCCTCAATAATTTGGCATCGCTCTATAAGGAGAAGGAGCTGTATGTATTTGCCGAGCCGTTGTATCAACGAGCACTGGCCATACGCCGAGCGCATCTGGGAGAGTATCACCCTGCGGTCGCCCTCTGTCTGAACAATTTGGCGAACCTCTATCAGGCTGAGGGACTTTCCGAGATGGCAGACCGGGCCTATCGAGATGCATTCGCGAGTAACCAGGGGGCGGAGGAGCCGGCCGAAGGGCTTATGGGTAGCATTCTTGGAAACTGGGCCCTGCTCACGCACGAGCGGGGGCTGCTGGATGAGGCACGACTGAGGTACGAACAGGCGCTGGTGATTCAGCAACAGACGCTGGGAAAGAGTCATCCCATGGTAGCGGTATTGCTCGATCGCTACGCGTCGCTTCTCCGGGATCTTGGCCAGCAGTCGCATGCGGGACTCATGGCGACGAGAGCCACGACAATTCGTACGCGGGAACGCAAATAGATAAGACCCGATTGATCGGTCTCCACGATATCTGGGGAAAAGAGGAGACGATATGAGAATATCCGAGCAGCGTTTCGCCGCACCCATCCGCATGCCAGACGGCCTATTCATGTGCGCCATTGCGCTTATGGCGATCGTATGGGCCGGGGGTTGTGGAGGTGTGTTTACAGAAATTCCTGAATTGGATACTGCTGATGGACGGGTATTCGTTCAACGGTGCGGGGCCTGTCACGGCAAGCCGTTTGGAGATCATGGAGTCACGCATGGGGTGCCGGATGCTCGGTTCAGAACCATGGTGGAATGGCAAGAGGAGTTGGCCAGGATGGAAAGCCTCATGCGCGAAAAAGGGATTCCGCCGCTAACCGACGCTGAGCGTGAGGCGATCACCAGGTATTTGAACCGCCATGCAAAGTCATAGGGAAACGGGTTGATGCGCAGGAGTCCTCTAAAAGGTTCGGCCGCTGAGATAGAAGACGCAAGTTGGCACCGGGAGGAAGGACGGCAGGTGCCCGTTGCTGTTCAGACGGCCGAAGCTCTGATTTCTCTTCCTGGTGACCGACATCACATCACGCACCGACCGGCCGCGCGTGACTCCAGCAACGGTCCCAGTTCAGTGGTAGCATTCCATAGCCTCTTCATTGTGGTCGGACATTCTTGCCGAGTACGATGGGGCTGTGCCAGGAGAGCCTTTGGCTGTACACATTGAGTCTATTATTGAGGCAGAGGGTTCGGTTGAGGCGACGAAGGGGCACGTGTAAGGCGTTGCTCGGCTTGTTGGAGCAGAGAGACCAACCGCTTTTGTGCATCACGTGCGAGGTCGTGTGCCCGTAACAGTTGCGCAATGGGATTCCCCAGTCGCCGTTCAGAGGGAGGGACGAGCTGAGGAGTCATTGCCGGTGTCGGCGAACGCCCCTTCAGTGGATTGTAGAGCGGATCGCCGAACAAGACCATTCGCCAGCTGATGGTGCGGCTCGTGAGATAGTACACTTCGACGAGGGAGTATTTCCCCGATAACAACAGAGTGGTAAAGCGTACCGGCTCCGGGAACGCGTCGAGGTAGGGCTCGCCGACTGATCCGAGCGTGGCTGTGATCCCGTGTTCCAGCGCATTCTTGCACCAACCGCGCTCACCGCGGTCATGCACCGTAACTGCTTCGGCCGAGGCCATGTGATAGCCGATCGCTCCGGGGTTGAACGAAAACACGTTCTCATACGCTCGTAGCTTGTACCAGCCGATATAGAGCGCCACGTTGGGCACCGCTGCCAATGTTGGTTCTGCTTCGTCCAGGATCACTCGATAAGCAGTATTCGCTTTCGCGAGGGCAGCGGCTTCCCGCAAACTGTGGTCGTAGAGGCCATAGGTATTGGTTGCGCCGTTCGGTTGCAGCCCGCGTGCATCGAAATAGATGGTGCCCTCCCAACCCATTCGTTCGGCATGCAGGGCTTTGTCGACGAGGCCTTTAGCCAGCTCGGCAGTCGGGGCATCGAGTCGACTGATCATGAGGAGAGGGATTTGATCGTGGGATGCGGAATGGTCTTGAGAAAGCGGGTTATCCCAGCGCCAGGCGACGGGATAGAGATCCCGGTCCCACCAAAGCAGGCTCAATTCGCTGTCGAGACTGGCATCGGCATAGGTGTAGGTGAGCCGATCAATCTCTGCGCTGGCGAGTTCCAACACCCCTCGCAGGCCAAAGAGCCGTTCTGCCCAGCGGTAGATCAACGTCCGCTCAGAAGCGATGGGCTGACGGGCAAGCCCTGCCCACAGAGGACCGGAGCGTTCCAGCAACGACCGCCAGACCGCCGCTTGGGGCGTGTCAGCTGGACCGGCAGATTGTTCTGAATCGGTTTTCTTCTGAATGAGGATGCCCCAACCGCCGTACTGCTGGGTCAGGTGAACCAACTCCTGAGTCCGTGGATCAGAATCGACGCCGCTCCGCTGTCGTATCTGCTCGAGTATGGATCGCCAGGCATGGTCGACACGTGACAAGACCGCCGCCGTTCTGGCCGTTTCGAGAATGTCTTGCGCGGGAACCGGCTGGGTGTCCGGCGGCTTCAGCGCTCCAGGAACCAGCTTCCTAAACTGCTCTTCCAATCGCTCCAATGTCGTCCGGCTTGTCTTCACCATCTGTTGTGCATCTGTGAGCCAACGGCGTTCATCCGCTGAAAGTTGCGGAGCGGCTACCCGCAAGGGGGTGCCGTAGGTCGTGACAATAACGCGAACTGATGAAGACAACTTCCTCTCCTCCAGCGTGCGTCGAACCGGCGTGACGACGAGATCTTCGTACTCCTGACGAGAAATGGTGTCACGAAACGGCAGGGTGAGCATAATAATGTGGTCTGAGGGAATGTTGCGCTGAGTGGCATAGTGCCGCGTCACGGCGATGCTGTCGGGGTTCGCGGTATTGGCCAAGATAGCGACATGCTGCGGACGGAGCTCGGCTTGGGCAAGAGAGAGCTGACCGACCGTGGCCAGAAGGCACGGAAGAATGAATCTGCGAAACGAGCGGGTCATCGAATACCACACTCTACCGCATGTTCGATCAAGAACGGAAGAATGGCGATGAGCAGTAGGTGCGGGTGAGGCTCTGGTTTGTACAAGTCCAGCCGACGATACGGTGTCAAACGCCAGTCGCAATCGGGCCACGCATGACGATCGTTAAGCAGTCATGGTTCTTCGCCGACACACGAAGCCGATCAGTCCGACTAGACTACTTCCGAACAGCCAGGCTGCCGTGGGGAGCGGCACGACATTGATCGGCCCGAGACTGACGAGGCGGAAACCGAGGCTGCTGCCTTGCGTCAAAGGGTTGTGCACGCTGCTGGATGTGGAACGCAGTGTGTGTTCTTCTAGCCACAAGGATCCACCACGAATGATGCGGTTCGAGCCGGATGGGGTCTCCGTCCATTCGTAAATGTTGCCGCCTTGATCGGAGGTCCCGTAAGGACTCGCGCTTTCCGGACCGGCGCTGCCGACGGTGGTGACATGGCCCAGCGTGCCGGTGTCGTCCCAGTTGGCGCCGAAGTTGTAGTTGGCGACGTTCGCGCCGGGATTGGCAATGTCGCCGGTTGGCGTGGCGACGGCGACAGTGGGGACACTGTCGCTGCCGGTCGGATAGAGAAAATAGTTCCCGGTCGGGCCGTCGTTTTTGTGGTATGCGGCTTTGTACCACTCGTCTTCGGTGGGGAGGGCGACCCAGTTTGTTCTATGGTGCGGGTCTGCTCCATGGATTCCTTGGGAGGCGATCGTGTCGGTTCCGTTGAAGACATAGAAGCCGTTCTCCGTGTCGCCGGTCATCGCCCAATTGGCGAATCGTGCCGCATCGTGGAATGTCACGTAGTTGACCGGCTTGTCGCCGTAATTGGGTTTGGCGGAATATTTGGTCCCATCTGAAGCCGTCGGAGTCAAGTCGATACCGCCTTTGACGACGGCGAAGCCAGTGGAATTCGACATGCTGGGGTTATACACATCATGCGGGTTGCTGCCGGTCGGATCGACTGCATTTAAAAACGAGGCGTACTGCGCGTTCGTCACCTCGGTATTAGTGATGTGGTACGTATACCCGACAGCGCCTCTTCCGGTCCGGGCGTCGGGAAGATTCCCGGTGTTGCTGATCACTACCGTATCAAGCTCAAGAGCTTCTGTTTCAACGGATAGCATCAGGCATGATGCCCCGGCAAATACCGCAGCCACAGTGATCCACGGAGTCACTTGCATAGCGCTACCTCTGGGTTACGGCCCGTCGCCGCGACAGTGCTGCAACTCCGGTCACTCCGCTACCAAACAGCCAAGCGGCGGCGGGGAGCGGCACAGGCGTCACGAAAGAAAAGGTGCCCATGGGCTGGCCGATATCGGAGGTGGTGAAGAAGGCCGAGGCGACTTCAGGGCTCCACTTCAACGTGCCGGACAAGGAGAGCGAAAAAGGATTGCTTGAGACGGTCACGTTGGTGAGGTCCCAACCCGGAATTGAGAACCCATAGTTGTTGACGAGGTACCATCCAGAGCCGCCTGCCGCATTGCCGACGCGCGTCGCATCGTACTTCAATGCATAATCGCCCGATGCAAGGAAACCGGGGAAGTTACCCATAAACCGCATGTCGCCCCCTAATCCGATCTGGCCGCTGGCCGTGCCGGTGAGGTTACTTGGATCGTAGCTGAAGTTCGTCGCTTGGATAGCTCGACCGGCAGGATTGGTGACGGTCGCGCCGGTGACGTCATATGCCAAGCCGGTGGCCGGAATCTCCCCAGTGCCCTGTACGAGATCCGCAACGCCCGGCGTGTTGATCTGCGTGGCAGTCAGTGACGCCGACGCCGGGGCATTCCAGAATTCCTCCAGGTACAGGGAGGGAGGCGTCCCGCTCGGGTTCGAGATCATCTGAGCCAGTGCATCACGGTTCAGATTCATCGTGAACGTGCCGCTGGTGATGGAAGCGGCTTGCGTGAACGCGGGGACGAAGGTCGTCAGCATGGCAAGGACGACTACCCAAATGCATTTCTCCGATCTCATGTTTCCTCCATAGTTGATAGCGTGTTGATTGTCACGGCTCTAAGAACTTCTTCTGCGGCGCGCCGCCCAACCGGCCGACCGCCGGAATTTCCATTAGTTGATCGCCGGGCATGATCATGCGCGGTGCACCAGGTCCGTTCGGAATGAACAACTGTGGATGATCGAACGGCGCCTGTTGAAAGCGCACACGTTCGTCGGTGAGCGAAAGAAGAAAGGCCAGGAGCGCGGCCTTTTCCTCGTCTGTGAGCCCCAAGATCGACATGAGCTCGATTTGTGTGCCGTCGAGGGTGACCATGCCTTCGTGAGCATCGCCGGCCCGGTTGTAGAATTCGATGACAGCAGGCAGATCGGCTTGGCCCCCGTTGTGAAAATAGGGCGCTGTGAGCTCCACATTCCGCAACCCAGGCACTTTGAAGGCTCCATCCACGACAATCGGTTCCGGTGGAGGGGGGCTCAGACGTTTGACAGTGGAAAGCCAATTCCCGAGACCATCCTTTGTCCCAAGGCTCAAATCTTGAAGCGTTGCCAGCACACCGATGTTGTTGAAGCCGCGGTCCATGGCCTGGGCATCGCGGATGCGGGTGGGACTGGCCCGCACTTGACGAACCGAGGCACCAGTGAGTTCGGCTCCTTCGTGACAGGTGATACATTGGCCACGGGCCTGGCTGCGAAAGAGGTCCACACCCAAGATGGCCTGAGAACTAATGGCATTCGGATTACCGTCCATAAACTGATCGTAGGGTGAATTGTCGGCAACGAGCGTGGCTTCATACAGCTGAATGGCCAACCCGAAGAACAGAGAGAAATTGTATTGCATCAGCGAGTAGTCGTTCGGTCCTGCCGATCCGGAGGGCGGGTCGATCACGGTTGGAGTTCCGTCAGTGCCAATCCGAATGAGTTTGGGTGAGTCCCACCACTGGCGATGAAACGCCGCTTGAATCAGTTCCGGGTATCCTATGGTGCTCAAGCCTTTCTGGGGCCACCGGCTTAAGGAACCGAGCATGCTGTCTTCCGGATGCACAAGCTGGAGCGCCAGCGGACGAAGGTTGGAGGCCGGCTGGCCGGGAATCTGGTAGCGGGCGAACTTCTTGCCGATGTCCCGCATCGTCCGGCCGCGGGCAGACATTTCATCCCCGCTCACCGGCGGGACGACCGCTTGCGATGCAAGGCTGGCATCTTCCAGTCGAACCTGAACGGCAACTGGACTATTGGGGTTGTCCGCCCGGAAGACACGGGCGTTCGGATCTCGATCACCCATCTCGTTCACGCCATTAAAGACATTGTCCGCACGCCCATCCCAGAACTGGCGGTGATTAAATACCGCGTTGATGACGGTCGGAGTATTGCGCGGCTCGACCCGGCGCACGTTCGTCGACCCCACCCGAAATCCATCCGGGTCCGGCTCCGGGTGTGTGAGATCAGCCGGGCCGTTTCCGATGCCGAGGAACATGGAGTTGCGGATACCCTGTGAGGACATGACGTCATTGGAGAGGGGAAAGAAGGGGAAATCCGAACCCGTCACCTGTCCCATCGGACCGAGGTTCCGATGGAACGTCGTGTCGGGATTCGGCGCGCCGGTTTGTGTGATGCGCTTCAGGCCTGGCGAGAGCTGATTCTTGGAGCGAGTATCTGCCATACCGGAACTGAAGTGGCAGCTCGCGCAAGCCGTTGCGCCGTCGCTGCCGACCTGCATATCCCAGAACAGCGCTTTGCCAATCCGGATGGCGGCCTGTCGATCTTTCACGAAGTCGGCCAGGTTCGTCGGCTCCGGCACCGGCACGGTTTTGAGCGACGGTGGGCGGGGTGGATCGGTTGGACTGTTCACCTGGGCGAGTGCGTCGGTTGTGACTGTGAGGCCGAGCCCTATCGTGGCGACAGCGAGCAAACGAATGCTAGATCGGTTCATACCGAGTGTCCTTTCCCTCTCCACCTCCGTACCAGGGAGCCGAGGCTGACGAGTCCGCTTCCGAACAGCCAGGCCGCGGTGGGGAGAGGAACGGGCGTGAGTTGAAAATTCCCTCCGAGGAAGGCGGCGCCGTCTGTGCCCGGATCCGTCTGGCCCGGGAATCCGAAGCCGCTGCCGACAGAAGAATACCGGACATCGATCACTGTAACGCGAGGATCGACGAGGCCGTTCCCGCCGAAGAGGGACGTGGCCAAGTCCCCATCCAGATGTGATCCGATGATATATTCGATCCCTGGCGCAAGGACGGTGCTGGGCACTGGTGCAAATCGGAAATATCCGTCCAATGCGGCGTCGGTTCCGGCGGCAATTGTGGTCTGGACGAGCGGCGAGCCGCCTGAAGCGAGCCAGAGCCCGATTTGAGCAGGGCCGGCAAGGCCGTCCTGGCTTGAATCATAGACCCCGAGCGCTTCGAGCGAGGTCGGCGCTGTGACGGAGAATTTCCACCCGAGGGTCCAAGCCGAACTGTCGTATTCGAAATCAATCAGAGCGAGATCGATGGCGGCAGCCATCGTCGACGAAGGTCGGCCGATCAAACTGAGGACGATGGCCATTACCAGGAAAATTGCGATGCGCTGTACGCTCATAGGCGCTCCGGTGTTGCTGAGAGGACGGTTGAATGCAGACAAGGATCGAGTCGAGCAGGCCTAAAACCCTACAGAGTGGCTCACTCTGACTCTTATCTATCCTGGGGGAGACTCTAGCCTGACACGAGTCTCCCCCCCCAGTTCCTATCTCGGCATGCATGGTTGCCAAATAGGAATGCAGCTATGCCTTCTGTGAGGCTATGTCGACAGTTTTCGCCTGGCGAGCCCTGCCAGGCCGATCAGTCCGGTGCCGAACAAGTAGATGGCTGCGGGAACCGGAACTGGCGATGTCGACAAGCTTGCAGAAAATTCATGTAATCCGGTCTGGCCAAGAGCGAACGACGGGTTTCCTCCATAGTTGAGAGTATAGAAGCCCGGTGTTAAGACCCACGACTTCGATACAAAATCCTGCCCGGTTCCGCTGTCGGTGCCGTTGGGCCCACCGCTGTTAGCCAGATGGTCGATATACGTCAGGCTGGTGGCCCAGCTGATGGCACCCGTGTTGTTCCAGGTGTGATTTGTCGCATCGGAGTTCACGTCCTCTACTCCGGAAAACAGACTGAACGCAGGAAAGAGCTGGCTTGTACCATTATGTCCCCGCTCCAGTTCCAGCGTGAGAATCGTCGGACCACTGAGGCCGGTCAGGTCGAGCGTGGTCCAGCTCGATGTATGGGTCCAGCCTTTCCCGCCAACCGGGTTTCCCGGTTCTGCCCAACTCTTGGCACCCACGCTTGCGTGGTAGTGCGCAAGGTCAAGGTCACCCATGACGACTTCCCACTCATAGGTGAGCCCAGATTGATGACCAGCGGGATTCGGCGTGACTGTCGACGCGTGAGACGGAACAGCTCCGGCCAGCCAAAGTCCTACTGCCGCGGTCACGCACATGGCACGTTTTCGCATGGCGACAGGTTTCATACAGACACTCCTTGCAAAAAGGTGAGCGGTAAAAATGTGTGAGAGACAAGCTCATACTGAGGGGGTATACCAGGGCCATGCTCGACGCTCTACTGATCGCAGCTAGTGCTTGCTACAGAAGTGATGAAAAACTATTCCCGGTGCCACGAAGCAGGTTCCGAAAGGAGAAAATATTCCAGCCCCGAATGTTGCGGAATTTAATTGGATATCTGTTGGGCATCAATGGATCGTCAAGACGCTGGACAGGCTCAGTGCCAAGTAAACTCAGGCGTCGAAGAAACTGAGGAGGGATTGCTGTTGGAGCGGAGAGCAATTCAGGTTCAGCCTGAACCGACTCTCCGCTCCGTCCGCAGGAGGGAATCGGTCGGTTATCATAATACGACCGCGTTGCTAGACCTAGGCCGACTGCCGTCGCTTGGCGAGTTCCACAAGACCGATCAGTCCGCTACCGAAGAGCCATATGGCAGCAGGGACCGGTACTGGTGAGGTTGTCAGTGTTGCTGTGAATGCGTGCGTGCCGGTCTGGCCGAGGGCGAATGAGGGGTTCCCTCCGTAGTTGAGGGTATAAAGACCAGGGGGCAACACCCATTGCCATGAAACGGCATCTGACCCTGTTCCGCTATTAGTCCCGTTAGGTCCTCCGGCATTGGCCAGGTGATCGATATGCGAGAGATTCGTCGCCCAGCTGATGTTGCCCAGGTTGTTCCAGGTGTGATTCGCCGTGTCGGCGTTCA from Nitrospira sp. carries:
- a CDS encoding transporter; the protein is MRRIVSYVLLVLLASWMTAFPAAASCGSVSCFVVIGSQQAVSPAGVLTVNFNYTYTPNEIPSTGVNTIPFANSQLKQLILANSKVGQLSTLIKTAALDLNYGLTERVGLEVLIPYKFVDAVGQIGAGAVSHNSDRGIGDVLAKVKYNMLPTLRSMLVLEMGVFLPTGDYGNHATDTQLVESTLQVGRGAFGIQPGFYQTYELLPHRLNQFLSGNYRYTVRNSDGYRFGQEFTINAGLNLVTFPWLTLTTQLNFRHKDRDNLDSALYEFRPAPFNRAVLLDGNIIGRSVPTTDHTLLAFSPGVVMNVFDYGQIYFIAQIPIYREFNGNLQQGLSFVGGISKSFATPSLASLFSGSSK
- a CDS encoding tetratricopeptide repeat protein encodes the protein MQNPRVQPKNRPMFRRLWYAQNWIYVAPVMILLLTFMLYPLVVIAGSSEPWHALTAAGTTALEQGKYKDAERLFVMASREAQRFGSSDERVAATFNDLGLVFHEQGQFARAKSYYEQALAIWEQSSEMEHAGVATALHNLAEIYQQEGELEQAEAHYLRALTVGERALGPGHPQLAVGHNGMGVLYRKEGRLVEAEARFHLALAMLQQQEETDSPDAAPILNNLASLYKEKELYVFAEPLYQRALAIRRAHLGEYHPAVALCLNNLANLYQAEGLSEMADRAYRDAFASNQGAEEPAEGLMGSILGNWALLTHERGLLDEARLRYEQALVIQQQTLGKSHPMVAVLLDRYASLLRDLGQQSHAGLMATRATTIRTRERK
- a CDS encoding TIGR03790 family protein yields the protein MTRSFRRFILPCLLATVGQLSLAQAELRPQHVAILANTANPDSIAVTRHYATQRNIPSDHIIMLTLPFRDTISRQEYEDLVVTPVRRTLEERKLSSSVRVIVTTYGTPLRVAAPQLSADERRWLTDAQQMVKTSRTTLERLEEQFRKLVPGALKPPDTQPVPAQDILETARTAAVLSRVDHAWRSILEQIRQRSGVDSDPRTQELVHLTQQYGGWGILIQKKTDSEQSAGPADTPQAAVWRSLLERSGPLWAGLARQPIASERTLIYRWAERLFGLRGVLELASAEIDRLTYTYADASLDSELSLLWWDRDLYPVAWRWDNPLSQDHSASHDQIPLLMISRLDAPTAELAKGLVDKALHAERMGWEGTIYFDARGLQPNGATNTYGLYDHSLREAAALAKANTAYRVILDEAEPTLAAVPNVALYIGWYKLRAYENVFSFNPGAIGYHMASAEAVTVHDRGERGWCKNALEHGITATLGSVGEPYLDAFPEPVRFTTLLLSGKYSLVEVYYLTSRTISWRMVLFGDPLYNPLKGRSPTPAMTPQLVPPSERRLGNPIAQLLRAHDLARDAQKRLVSLLQQAEQRLTRAPSSPQPNPLPQ
- a CDS encoding SUMF1/EgtB/PvdO family nonheme iron enzyme: MQVTPWITVAAVFAGASCLMLSVETEALELDTVVISNTGNLPDARTGRGAVGYTYHITNTEVTNAQYASFLNAVDPTGSNPHDVYNPSMSNSTGFAVVKGGIDLTPTASDGTKYSAKPNYGDKPVNYVTFHDAARFANWAMTGDTENGFYVFNGTDTIASQGIHGADPHHRTNWVALPTEDEWYKAAYHKNDGPTGNYFLYPTGSDSVPTVAVATPTGDIANPGANVANYNFGANWDDTGTLGHVTTVGSAGPESASPYGTSDQGGNIYEWTETPSGSNRIIRGGSLWLEEHTLRSTSSSVHNPLTQGSSLGFRLVSLGPINVVPLPTAAWLFGSSLVGLIGFVCRRRTMTA
- a CDS encoding VPLPA-CTERM sorting domain-containing protein is translated as MRSEKCIWVVVLAMLTTFVPAFTQAASITSGTFTMNLNRDALAQMISNPSGTPPSLYLEEFWNAPASASLTATQINTPGVADLVQGTGEIPATGLAYDVTGATVTNPAGRAIQATNFSYDPSNLTGTASGQIGLGGDMRFMGNFPGFLASGDYALKYDATRVGNAAGGSGWYLVNNYGFSIPGWDLTNVTVSSNPFSLSLSGTLKWSPEVASAFFTTSDIGQPMGTFSFVTPVPLPAAAWLFGSGVTGVAALSRRRAVTQR
- a CDS encoding DUF4082 domain-containing protein is translated as MSVQRIAIFLVMAIVLSLIGRPSSTMAAAIDLALIDFEYDSSAWTLGWKFSVTAPTSLEALGVYDSSQDGLAGPAQIGLWLASGGSPLVQTTIAAGTDAALDGYFRFAPVPSTVLAPGIEYIIGSHLDGDLATSLFGGNGLVDPRVTVIDVRYSSVGSGFGFPGQTDPGTDGAAFLGGNFQLTPVPLPTAAWLFGSGLVSLGSLVRRWRGKGHSV
- a CDS encoding VPLPA-CTERM sorting domain-containing protein produces the protein MKPVAMRKRAMCVTAAVGLWLAGAVPSHASTVTPNPAGHQSGLTYEWEVVMGDLDLAHYHASVGAKSWAEPGNPVGGKGWTHTSSWTTLDLTGLSGPTILTLELERGHNGTSQLFPAFSLFSGVEDVNSDATNHTWNNTGAISWATSLTYIDHLANSGGPNGTDSGTGQDFVSKSWVLTPGFYTLNYGGNPSFALGQTGLHEFSASLSTSPVPVPAAIYLFGTGLIGLAGLARRKLST